Within Pelomicrobium methylotrophicum, the genomic segment ATCATGCTGGTGGCCATCCCATGGGCGGCGGCCACGACATGAGCCACATGCAGCACGGCGCCCACGACATGGGCGACAAGGCGCATGAGATGCACGATTCCGGTGTCGGACGGCCCGGCGATCCGGCCAAAGTCAGCCGCACCATCGAGGTCACGATGGACGACAACATGCGGTTCACCCCTGACCAGATCAAAGTCAAAGCGGGCGAGACCATCCGATTCTTCGTCAAGAACGTCGGCAAAGTGCGGCATGAAATGGTGATCGGCTCCATGGCAGCGTTGAAGGAGCATGCGGCCATGATGCGCGCCCAGCCCGACATGAAACATGCCGACCCCAACATGGTGTCGCTTGGCCCCGGGCAGCGCGGCGGCATCATCTGGCAATTTGACAAACCTGGTGCCGTCGACTATGCCTGCCTCGTGCCGGGACATATGGAAGCCGGCATGGTGGGAAAAATCGAAGTCGAATAAGGTCGCGTTCAGCCGCCTTCGCAGATCCGGCTTGACGACCTGCGAAGGCGGGCGCGGGTTCGACGGTCCTCGCCTTCCGGTGCTCGGGGTCTGCGGCGCCGTCGTCGGCTTCGTCGCGACAGGCAGACCGGTTACGCGCCGTGATGGTCGCCCGGGCAAGGAAGCGGGGGCTAGCGTCGTTGCGCCGCGCAAAGCAGGCTAAAGCGGTCGCGCCACATTCCTGCGCAACGTTTCGGTCATCCGCACCGCGGCCACAAGCCCCGAGGCGAAGGTGATGGCAGCGACGAGCCAGATCGCCGGCTTGACGCCGAACGCATCGGCTACAACGCCGGCCAGCAGCGCGCCGATCGCGTACCCCAGATCGCGCCATAGCCGGTAGACGCCCACGGCCGATGCCCTCCATAGCGGTTGCGCGACATCGCCGATGGCCGCCAGCAGGGTCGGATACACCATGGCCGTGCCCAGGCCCAGCAATACCGCACCGAAGGCGTAGCCGGAGAAGCCGCTGCTTGCCACCGTGACGGCGATGCCCCCCGCTTGCACCCACATGCCCCATACGATCAAGCCCTTACGGCCTACGGTGTCGGACCATGCGCCGGTGAAAAGCTGCGCCACGCCCCACACGCCCGGATAGATTGCCACGAGCAGCCCGATTTGCTCGATCGTCATGCCCGCCGCCGCGTAAAAGAGCGGAAACAGCCCCCAGGCCATTCCGTCGTTGAGGTTGTTGACCAAGCCGGCCTGGCTGACGCTGGACAAATTTCTGTCGCCAACCGACGTTCGGAGGAAGATTTCCCTCTGCGAGAGCGATTCGGCCGAGGCGTCGTTGTTCAGCCTCGCCTCGTGCGCGACGTGATGCTTTGTTTCGCGGACAACCAGCGTGGAGAGCAATAGGCCCGCCACCCCATAGACGACTCCGAGGTAGAACGGCTGAGGGCGCAAACCGTAGCGCGCCGCCAGCCAGCCGGTCGCCAGCGCGCTGCCGGCAACGGCGAGGTAGCCTGCGAATTCGTTGAGCCCCATCGCCAGCCCGCGCTTCTGGGGACCGACCAGATCGATCTTCATGATGACCGTTGTCGACCACGTGAGCCCCTGGCTCGCGCCCAGCAGCACGTTGGCGGCCACCACCCACTCCCAGTTGGGCGCCCACATCAGGATGAACGGAACGGGGACTGCCGCCAGCCAACCCGCCACGAGGACATGCTTGCGCCCGAACCGGTCGCACAGGCGTCCCGCGAAGTAGTTCGTCGCCGCCTTGGTGAGGCCGAACACGACGATAAAGGACAGAATCGCGGCCCGCGCGGCGACGTGGAATTCCTGCTCGGCGACGGCGGGCAGGATGCTCCGCTCCAGCCCGACCATGGCGCCCACGAATGCATTGACGACGACGAGCAGCGAGAACTGGGCGAAGTTCTCGCGCAGCCCCAGTTGGATGGAGTGGGTGGTCAACTCGCCGCCCCCGCCAGCCCTCGGTTGAAGCGCAGCATCGCTTCCATTTCGGCCGGCTTGGGTGGAACGTCGATGACGCTTTCGATGAACTGTCTGCGATCCATGGAGAGCTGCGGATTCCAGCGCTTCTCAAAGCCGAGTGTCGAAGAAGGCTTGCCCGACAGGCCCGCGCCGCAGACGCTGCCCGCCTGATGCCCCGGGTAAATCTCGACCTCATCCGGCAAGGTCAGCAGCTTCGTGTGCAGCGTCTCGTGCAGCACTGCGGCCATCTCGCGCTCCCGCCCCGCCAAATCCGGGCGACCGACCGAGCCTACGAACAAG encodes:
- a CDS encoding cupredoxin domain-containing protein produces the protein MKKTLSILMILGAWPSLALAGGDHAGGHPMGGGHDMSHMQHGAHDMGDKAHEMHDSGVGRPGDPAKVSRTIEVTMDDNMRFTPDQIKVKAGETIRFFVKNVGKVRHEMVIGSMAALKEHAAMMRAQPDMKHADPNMVSLGPGQRGGIIWQFDKPGAVDYACLVPGHMEAGMVGKIEVE
- a CDS encoding MFS transporter, whose amino-acid sequence is MTTHSIQLGLRENFAQFSLLVVVNAFVGAMVGLERSILPAVAEQEFHVAARAAILSFIVVFGLTKAATNYFAGRLCDRFGRKHVLVAGWLAAVPVPFILMWAPNWEWVVAANVLLGASQGLTWSTTVIMKIDLVGPQKRGLAMGLNEFAGYLAVAGSALATGWLAARYGLRPQPFYLGVVYGVAGLLLSTLVVRETKHHVAHEARLNNDASAESLSQREIFLRTSVGDRNLSSVSQAGLVNNLNDGMAWGLFPLFYAAAGMTIEQIGLLVAIYPGVWGVAQLFTGAWSDTVGRKGLIVWGMWVQAGGIAVTVASSGFSGYAFGAVLLGLGTAMVYPTLLAAIGDVAQPLWRASAVGVYRLWRDLGYAIGALLAGVVADAFGVKPAIWLVAAITFASGLVAAVRMTETLRRNVARPL